A section of the Clostridium felsineum DSM 794 genome encodes:
- a CDS encoding Crp/Fnr family transcriptional regulator: MHANKYLEKGLGIKIEENISDLINAEVSFVKFPCKHIVLLEGMKSINLYFIISGIVRGYYIDEQGNDVTKCFSSENEFFSSEGLRTGSISSFTIECLEDCHCIQLSYELVHRIMKKDEKFKNLFINLYLKEVNKLENRVKNLTLMNAEERYIDFCKQYPNLYERIELKYIASYIGIRAASLSRIRNGMKNTSFN; the protein is encoded by the coding sequence ATGCATGCTAATAAATATTTGGAAAAGGGACTTGGAATTAAAATAGAGGAGAATATTTCTGACCTGATTAATGCTGAAGTTTCTTTTGTGAAATTTCCGTGTAAACATATTGTACTGCTAGAAGGTATGAAATCTATAAACCTATATTTTATTATCAGTGGTATAGTTAGAGGATATTATATTGATGAGCAGGGAAATGATGTTACAAAATGTTTCAGCAGCGAGAATGAATTTTTTTCTTCTGAAGGATTACGGACAGGAAGTATTTCATCATTTACAATTGAGTGTTTAGAAGATTGTCATTGTATTCAACTTTCATACGAATTGGTACATAGAATTATGAAGAAAGATGAAAAATTTAAAAATTTATTTATTAACTTGTATCTAAAGGAAGTTAATAAATTGGAAAACAGAGTTAAAAATTTAACCTTGATGAATGCAGAAGAACGATATATTGATTTTTGTAAACAATACCCCAACTTGTATGAAAGAATTGAATTAAAATATATTGCATCATATATAGGTATCAGAGCTGCATCTTTAAGCAGAATAAGGAATGGAATGAAAAATACTTCTTTTAATTAA
- a CDS encoding SDR family NAD(P)-dependent oxidoreductase, whose amino-acid sequence MKYVLITGGTSGIGLELVRNFARDGYGIVVVSSNSESLKKVKQKLENEFDVKVVTYEQDMGKIGAATQLYGRIKEDNLDISILVNNAGIGLVGSTDRIDLQDDESMMILNVINLVELCKLYISDMYDKGKGKILNVSSIGAFQPGPYTSTYFASKAFVLSYSRAIRYEAKKKGVQVSTLCPGATKTNFFHREGTITPRSAMTAEEVAVYAYKLFMKNRSVIVPGFTNRIKNWLPVKLKMMFVAKMKSTE is encoded by the coding sequence ATGAAATATGTGTTGATCACAGGAGGGACAAGTGGTATTGGACTTGAACTTGTGAGGAATTTTGCTAGGGATGGATACGGTATAGTTGTTGTTTCTTCCAATAGTGAAAGTCTCAAAAAGGTTAAACAAAAATTAGAAAATGAATTCGATGTAAAAGTAGTGACCTATGAGCAGGATATGGGAAAGATAGGAGCAGCAACACAATTATATGGTAGGATAAAAGAAGATAATTTAGATATTTCTATACTTGTGAATAATGCAGGAATAGGATTGGTTGGTTCCACAGATAGAATAGATTTACAAGATGATGAAAGTATGATGATATTAAATGTTATAAATCTTGTAGAACTCTGTAAATTGTATATTTCTGATATGTATGATAAAGGAAAGGGTAAAATTTTAAATGTTTCGTCTATTGGAGCATTTCAGCCAGGACCATATACTAGCACATATTTTGCAAGTAAGGCTTTTGTGTTGAGTTATAGCAGAGCAATTCGTTATGAAGCAAAGAAAAAAGGTGTACAAGTTTCTACGTTATGTCCTGGTGCTACAAAAACGAACTTCTTTCATAGGGAAGGAACAATAACTCCACGAAGTGCCATGACAGCCGAAGAAGTTGCTGTATATGCTTATAAATTATTCATGAAAAATAGGAGCGTTATTGTTCCAGGATTCACAAACAGAATAAAAAATTGGCTTCCTGTAAAGCTTAAAATGATGTTTGTTGCAAAAATGAAAAGTACAGAATAA